The Theropithecus gelada isolate Dixy chromosome 11, Tgel_1.0, whole genome shotgun sequence genome includes a region encoding these proteins:
- the LOC112635101 gene encoding ferritin heavy chain-like translates to MTTASTSQVRQNYHQDSEAVINCQINLELYASYVYLSMSYYFDHDDAALKNFAKYFHHQSHEEREHAEKLMKLQNQRGGQIFLQDIKKPDYDNWESGLNAMECALHLEKNVNQSLLERHKLATDKNDPHLCDFIETHYLNEQVKAIKELGDHVTNLHKMGAPESGLADYLFDKHTLGDSHNES, encoded by the exons ATGACGACCGCGTCCACCTCGCAGGTGCGCCAGAACTACCACCAGGACTCAGAGGCCGTCATCAACTGCCAGATCAACCTGGAGCTCTACGCTTCCTACGTTTACCTGTCCATGTCTtactactttg accACGATGATGCGGCTTTGAAGAACTTTGCCAAATACTTTCATCACCAATCTCATGAGGAAAGGGAACATGCCGAGAAACTGATGAAGCTGCAGAACCAACGAGGTGGCCAAATCTTCCTTCAGGATATCAAGAAACCAGACTATGACAACTGGGAGAGCGGGCTGAATGCGATGGAGTGTgctttacatttggaaaaaaatgtgaatcaGTCACTACTGGAACGGCACAAACTGGCCACTGACAAAAATGACCCCCATTTGTGTGACTTCATTGAGACACATTACCTGAATGAGCAGGTGAAAGCCATCAAAGAATTGGGTGACCACGTGACCAACTTGCACAAGATGGGAGCACCCGAATCTGGCTTGGCAGATTATCTGTTTGACAAGCACACCCTGGGAGACAGTCATAATGAAAGCTAA